TCCTGAAATCAACCTACTTCTGCATCCATCGCCCTAGCTTTCCCGCTTGCCCCGCCGTGGCATGGGCCGCGTCGGGATTTCCTTAAGCAACCCGCCAACCGCCATATCGGCGATATCCGCGTGGGTCACGTCAATGCCACAGACCACCCGGCTCAGCACCCAATCGGCACCGTTCAGCGCCGGAGAGCGCACACAGCCCGGAAGCCCGATCACCGGCCTCTCGGCCAACCGCCCGAGAAACAACAGGTTGCCCGGATCGACCGGCATACCAAACCGTTTGATCTCGCCCCCCGCCACGCGCACCGCCTCCGGCGCGATATCCCCCAAATCCGACGTGGCCGAGCCGGTCAGGATCAGGACCAGCCCGTCTTTTCCCGTCTTCAGCTCAGCTTCCAGCGCCTGCGCCAGTTCCCCGGCTTTATGGGGCACCAGAACGACAGCATCCAACGTCACGTTCAATGCCTCCAGCCGCGCGGCGATAGCTTCGCGCCCCTTGTCGCCCGCTCCGCCCGCAATCTCGGTGATGATCAACGCCGCCCGCGCGATCTCGGGTCCGTGCAGGTCCAACGCGCCATGTGCGCTCTCCACCGCCTTGCTCACATCCACTCCCGGCACAGCATACGAGATGATCTTGACCGTGGCGATCATCCCCCCTTCTGCCATCTG
This window of the Rhodobacteraceae bacterium LMO-JJ12 genome carries:
- a CDS encoding molybdopterin-binding protein, which gives rise to MKFGDVPVGEAEGAILAHSVKAGEKRLRKGQMLERAHIEMLGRAGIASVVIARLEVGDLHEDDAALAVAEALIAGAGPHVRLSQPGKGRVNVIAAGPGVVVMDEARLREVNRVNPMITVATVPPFQQMAEGGMIATVKIISYAVPGVDVSKAVESAHGALDLHGPEIARAALIITEIAGGAGDKGREAIAARLEALNVTLDAVVLVPHKAGELAQALEAELKTGKDGLVLILTGSATSDLGDIAPEAVRVAGGEIKRFGMPVDPGNLLFLGRLAERPVIGLPGCVRSPALNGADWVLSRVVCGIDVTHADIADMAVGGLLKEIPTRPMPRRGKRES